Proteins encoded by one window of Maliibacterium massiliense:
- a CDS encoding LacI family DNA-binding transcriptional regulator translates to MKVTIKDIAKRAGVSDATVSRALNNSAMVNSQTRARVMQVAQELQYQYTEHARAPRQDASSKVIGVIVPDLRTPFYPDVLIGIEDYAYARGYQTMICCTYRNPEKDVPSVQALISCGIRGLIVAPNTMRSLLVMRDAAGKLPFVCSGMFIDDETIPFVSTDMRAAAFTATEYLIQIGHRKICFIGGNRDTIPMALRLDGFGLAIERYGMAEGMSRVIESPVTHAGGYNATMKLIQSGDMPTAIIAINDTVALGVFEALKDNNLHVPDDVSILSFDNSEISAYSFFNLTTMSQPQYDIGKAAAGMLFGMIDGTTPAGSSQHVLLESSLIIRKSCASVARGE, encoded by the coding sequence ATGAAAGTTACAATTAAGGACATCGCTAAACGGGCAGGCGTATCGGACGCGACGGTCTCGCGCGCCCTCAACAACAGCGCCATGGTCAACAGCCAGACGCGCGCCCGCGTGATGCAGGTTGCCCAAGAGCTGCAGTACCAGTACACAGAGCATGCGCGCGCGCCGCGCCAGGACGCGTCCAGCAAGGTGATCGGCGTCATCGTGCCCGACTTGCGCACCCCCTTTTACCCGGATGTGCTCATCGGCATTGAGGACTACGCTTACGCGCGCGGCTACCAGACCATGATCTGCTGCACGTACCGCAATCCGGAAAAGGACGTGCCCAGCGTGCAGGCGCTGATCTCCTGTGGCATCCGGGGGCTGATCGTGGCGCCCAACACGATGCGCTCGCTGCTGGTGATGCGCGATGCGGCGGGCAAGCTGCCCTTTGTGTGCAGCGGCATGTTTATCGACGATGAGACGATCCCCTTTGTCTCAACGGACATGCGCGCGGCAGCATTCACCGCTACGGAATACCTGATCCAGATCGGCCACCGGAAGATCTGTTTCATCGGCGGCAACCGCGATACGATCCCCATGGCCCTGCGCTTGGACGGCTTTGGCCTGGCCATCGAGCGCTACGGCATGGCCGAGGGCATGAGCCGCGTGATCGAAAGCCCCGTCACCCACGCGGGGGGCTACAACGCCACCATGAAGCTGATCCAGAGCGGCGATATGCCCACCGCTATCATCGCCATCAACGATACCGTGGCGCTGGGCGTCTTTGAGGCCCTCAAGGACAACAACCTGCATGTGCCGGACGACGTGTCCATCCTCAGCTTTGACAACAGTGAGATCAGCGCCTATTCCTTCTTTAACCTGACCACCATGAGCCAGCCCCAGTACGACATCGGCAAGGCCGCCGCGGGCATGCTCTTTGGCATGATTGACGGCACTACGCCGGCGGGCAGCAGCCAGCATGTGCTGTTGGAATCCTCGCTGATCATCCGTAAATCCTGTGCGAGTGTCGCGCGCGGGGAATAA
- a CDS encoding chromate transporter: protein MIYLELFWVFTQIGFCSFGGQSMIPFINEEMLAHGWMTLTEVSDIVAIAEMTPGSLGVNAATFAGMRTAGLLGAMSATLGAMMPSLTLCIVAAIFMRRLKDNPYLDNAMYGIRPVCIGLMVASCYSLSLTNYVTAAGTFYLQPVLIGVLIMFLLVKFKLTIPKTIGIAALLGLIFC from the coding sequence ATGATCTATCTTGAGCTCTTTTGGGTGTTTACGCAGATCGGCTTCTGCTCCTTCGGCGGACAGAGCATGATTCCCTTTATCAATGAGGAGATGCTGGCCCACGGCTGGATGACCCTTACCGAGGTCTCGGATATCGTGGCCATCGCCGAGATGACCCCCGGCTCGCTGGGCGTCAACGCCGCCACGTTCGCGGGCATGCGCACCGCGGGGCTGCTGGGCGCCATGTCCGCCACGCTGGGGGCGATGATGCCCTCGCTGACGCTGTGCATCGTCGCGGCCATCTTCATGCGCCGCCTGAAGGATAACCCCTATCTAGATAACGCCATGTACGGCATCCGTCCGGTGTGCATCGGGCTGATGGTGGCCTCCTGCTACTCGCTGAGCCTGACCAACTACGTCACCGCCGCGGGCACGTTTTACCTGCAGCCGGTGCTCATCGGGGTGCTGATCATGTTTCTTCTGGTCAAGTTCAAGCTCACCATCCCCAAAACGATCGGCATCGCCGCGCTGTTGGGACTGATCTTCTGCTGA
- a CDS encoding FtsX-like permease family protein — translation MRTFKRAWLHVTRKKGKSLLSILCIALIMVLLFVGALIDAGAHAAVQQLNGDLRASFTMKFNPNIEGYDGTPTGDIIEKVADVEGIARYSPKIEMMGNIYLQDMKLLPGQWSKWYNEGKVTETYTEDYLRVAAQTPLVEGVRYSDLYRHFITGAMQLKAGRHIGPDDRHVVILSEDLARQNGLSLGDTVRIITTEANCMYYGVEGLPDTVPIQERMKRPLAPPMDVEIIGLFQSVAKDKGSADDPMYEDVMPENCIFVDQALGLELRALRRKFAAECFGFPVETTDSYEEVVFAVDDPAQLEAVIDRVKVEVPETERLRFEAGAGSYQAAVAPLQSLKSIVRIALIVVCTAGLALLLVLFILWSRHRRREVGVLLADGIRRRSILLQFLLEGCMLTLVAMVLALPVASGVTGAIGARALTDMKAQTNREELLQVPEEEMISFTKPYMQYADMAPEKLEMKLTPAIGLLVTGLTLAIVILAIVLANLRILLMKPSRILTRAQ, via the coding sequence ATGCGCACGTTCAAGCGCGCGTGGCTGCATGTAACGCGCAAAAAGGGGAAGAGCCTGCTGTCCATCCTGTGCATTGCACTGATTATGGTGCTGCTCTTTGTGGGCGCGCTCATCGATGCCGGCGCCCATGCCGCGGTGCAGCAGTTGAACGGGGACCTGCGCGCCAGCTTTACAATGAAGTTTAACCCAAATATAGAGGGTTATGATGGGACGCCCACCGGGGATATCATTGAAAAGGTGGCGGATGTGGAAGGGATTGCGCGGTATTCGCCTAAGATCGAAATGATGGGCAATATCTATCTGCAGGATATGAAGCTGCTTCCGGGCCAGTGGAGCAAGTGGTACAACGAGGGAAAAGTTACAGAGACATATACGGAAGATTACCTGCGGGTTGCCGCCCAAACCCCGCTGGTTGAAGGTGTGCGCTACAGCGACCTGTACAGGCATTTCATCACGGGCGCCATGCAGCTGAAGGCGGGGCGGCACATTGGGCCGGACGACCGGCACGTGGTGATCCTGTCCGAGGATCTCGCCCGGCAGAACGGATTATCGCTGGGCGATACAGTGCGCATCATCACCACCGAGGCCAATTGCATGTATTATGGCGTAGAGGGGCTGCCGGATACGGTGCCCATACAGGAGCGGATGAAGCGTCCGCTGGCGCCGCCCATGGATGTGGAAATCATCGGTTTGTTCCAATCGGTCGCTAAAGATAAGGGCTCCGCCGATGACCCCATGTACGAAGACGTCATGCCGGAGAATTGCATCTTTGTCGATCAGGCGCTCGGCCTGGAGCTGCGTGCTCTGAGGCGAAAGTTTGCTGCTGAATGCTTTGGCTTTCCGGTAGAAACCACGGATAGCTACGAGGAGGTTGTATTTGCGGTGGACGATCCCGCGCAGCTGGAGGCGGTGATCGACCGCGTCAAGGTCGAGGTGCCGGAGACGGAGCGGCTCCGCTTTGAGGCGGGCGCAGGCTCCTATCAGGCGGCCGTCGCGCCGCTGCAGTCGCTGAAATCCATCGTTCGCATAGCGCTGATCGTCGTGTGTACCGCGGGGCTGGCGCTGCTGCTTGTGCTGTTTATCCTGTGGAGCCGGCACAGGCGCAGGGAGGTAGGCGTCTTGCTGGCCGACGGCATCCGGCGGCGCAGCATACTGCTGCAGTTTCTCCTGGAGGGCTGCATGCTGACACTGGTGGCGATGGTGCTCGCGCTGCCCGTAGCATCGGGCGTCACAGGCGCCATCGGCGCGCGCGCGTTAACGGATATGAAGGCGCAGACAAATCGGGAGGAGCTGTTGCAGGTGCCGGAGGAGGAGATGATCAGCTTTACCAAACCATATATGCAGTATGCGGATATGGCGCCGGAAAAGCTGGAAATGAAGCTGACACCTGCGATAGGACTGCTTGTCACAGGCCTGACGCTGGCGATTGTCATCCTGGCGATCGTGCTTGCCAACCTGCGCATCCTGCTGATGAAGCCCAGCAGGATATTGACGCGCGCGCAGTAG
- a CDS encoding ferritin family protein, with translation MKNTAIQRIETPIVPIGEARTFSVIGDPGCEGLGTAMMRVYANALETARADDFTFVVGDLVPVGSNQHYQSVCQLTDAVAGNDVYVLRGNHDTGAYERYFGLRNYALAGAHFTLVVLDNAMRTFEQAGLDLLAQVLADPACRCVAIAFHVPLPNRFTGNAVSEAEFARLRAVYAPHKQKVQYFICGHVHSCFADTVDGIPFICTGGGGAMIEDVSAQIKAADVDHHIVRFTWERGALRHAFVTLQQTRYTRESHDGILHDQLADTVRQELYAHLRYLSLAERAQKRGYARLANLLRALAESEYRHARSFFAILDEPAPFAQELAAYIPAETFEHAQLYPMLRDYAAKKRMPLSEQAYRDAAAAEQVHAQLLQEARQMDAFDQNEIYICGACGYVMTSAEQGSRCPVCGAPLQQFIPFKAQ, from the coding sequence TTGAAGAATACAGCGATACAGCGCATTGAAACCCCCATCGTGCCCATCGGCGAGGCGCGCACCTTCAGCGTGATCGGCGATCCCGGGTGCGAGGGACTGGGCACCGCCATGATGCGGGTGTATGCCAACGCCCTAGAGACGGCGCGCGCGGATGACTTTACCTTTGTGGTGGGGGATCTGGTGCCGGTGGGCAGCAACCAGCACTACCAGAGCGTCTGCCAGCTGACGGACGCTGTGGCGGGCAACGACGTCTACGTATTGCGTGGCAACCACGATACCGGCGCGTACGAGCGCTATTTCGGCCTGCGCAACTACGCGCTGGCAGGCGCGCACTTTACGCTGGTGGTGCTGGACAACGCCATGCGCACCTTTGAACAGGCTGGCCTGGACCTGCTGGCGCAGGTGCTGGCGGACCCCGCATGCCGGTGCGTGGCCATCGCCTTCCATGTGCCGCTGCCCAACCGCTTTACGGGCAACGCCGTTTCGGAGGCGGAGTTTGCGCGCCTGCGCGCAGTCTATGCGCCGCACAAACAGAAGGTGCAGTACTTCATCTGCGGGCACGTGCACTCCTGCTTTGCCGATACCGTTGACGGCATCCCCTTCATTTGCACCGGTGGCGGGGGCGCAATGATCGAGGATGTATCCGCGCAGATCAAGGCCGCGGATGTGGACCACCACATTGTACGCTTTACCTGGGAGCGGGGTGCGCTGCGCCACGCGTTTGTCACGCTGCAGCAGACGCGCTACACGCGGGAAAGCCACGATGGCATCCTGCATGATCAGCTTGCCGACACCGTCCGGCAGGAGCTCTACGCGCATCTGCGCTACCTTTCGCTTGCCGAGCGCGCGCAGAAGCGCGGCTATGCGCGCCTTGCCAACCTGTTGCGCGCGCTGGCAGAGTCGGAATACCGCCATGCGCGCAGCTTCTTTGCCATCCTGGACGAGCCCGCGCCCTTTGCCCAGGAGCTGGCGGCGTACATCCCCGCAGAAACCTTTGAGCATGCGCAGCTCTATCCCATGCTGCGCGACTATGCGGCCAAGAAGCGCATGCCTTTAAGCGAGCAGGCCTACCGCGACGCTGCCGCGGCTGAGCAGGTGCACGCCCAGCTGCTGCAGGAGGCGCGCCAGATGGACGCGTTCGACCAAAACGAGATCTACATCTGCGGCGCTTGTGGCTACGTGATGACCAGCGCGGAGCAGGGCAGCCGCTGTCCCGTCTGCGGCGCGCCCTTGCAGCAGTTTATCCCCTTCAAGGCGCAATAG
- a CDS encoding L-2-amino-thiazoline-4-carboxylic acid hydrolase, whose amino-acid sequence MSRVVNEPKKKNALLQAIRAQLEHRAHWLYLLLDEAGKRGLDWWDVGSAAVKRCGLRQGEDLVKKGGTTSLKGLRKTLFTKPAQWVFEMEVRACTDDALSIDFHYCPLVKAWQKAGCTDEEIARLCDIAMCGDAGIGEAYGCVLDLPKCIAKGDDICALRYHR is encoded by the coding sequence ATGAGCCGCGTTGTCAATGAACCAAAGAAAAAGAATGCGCTGCTACAGGCCATCCGCGCGCAGCTGGAGCACCGCGCGCACTGGCTGTATCTGCTGTTGGACGAGGCGGGCAAGCGGGGCCTGGACTGGTGGGACGTGGGCAGCGCGGCGGTGAAGCGCTGCGGGCTGCGCCAGGGGGAGGACCTGGTCAAAAAAGGGGGCACCACAAGCTTAAAGGGCCTGCGCAAAACGCTGTTTACCAAACCGGCGCAGTGGGTTTTTGAGATGGAGGTGCGCGCCTGCACGGACGATGCGCTCTCTATTGATTTCCACTACTGTCCACTGGTCAAGGCATGGCAGAAGGCGGGTTGCACGGATGAAGAGATTGCGCGCCTGTGCGATATCGCTATGTGCGGCGATGCGGGCATCGGCGAGGCGTACGGGTGCGTGCTGGACCTGCCTAAGTGCATCGCAAAGGGGGATGACATCTGCGCGCTGCGCTACCACAGGTAG
- a CDS encoding MATE family efflux transporter, with translation MKTALRGDRSFYSGVLRIGLPVALQNLLISSASIIDTLMISSQGENAVAAMGMCAQFALLMFSAYFGFCHGGVIFIAQYRGARNKEGICRTYGLMFSTMMFFGLLFGAMAIFAPQVVMQLYTDKTAIQQIGVAYLRIVGFSYPLQVLAYAMSALLRATERVRIPLYASIASLLTNALLNWVLIYGRFGLPAMGVRGAAIATLAAGAVNVSLILLACLQSRNPYLFRVREHFRWTKAFLKQFFVKSAFIVGNEMAMGTGNMLLNAIIGRQPAPALAALAVFRVIESMVFSFFKGFTSAAAVMVGKQVGSGNHLQGYTDAKRFVLLCPAVTLLVCLLILPFRAGLLGLFHLSGQAQYYGMHILLMYTVFATLRSCNWISNDSFRAGGDSAFGTILEFICLYCFTLPALALGSALHLPFLAMFGLMFLDDAVRIGIVLWRVNSGRWIKPVTKQGRVALPAFHALLARGGRPAAEETSA, from the coding sequence ATGAAAACCGCATTGCGGGGGGACCGGTCATTTTACAGCGGCGTACTGCGCATCGGCCTGCCGGTGGCGCTGCAAAACTTGTTGATTTCATCTGCAAGCATCATCGATACGCTGATGATCAGCTCTCAGGGCGAGAACGCCGTGGCGGCGATGGGCATGTGCGCGCAGTTTGCGCTGCTCATGTTCAGCGCGTATTTCGGCTTCTGCCACGGGGGTGTGATCTTTATCGCGCAGTACCGGGGCGCGCGCAACAAAGAGGGCATCTGCAGAACCTACGGCCTGATGTTCAGCACCATGATGTTTTTTGGCCTGCTGTTCGGCGCGATGGCCATCTTTGCGCCCCAGGTTGTCATGCAGCTCTACACGGACAAAACCGCCATACAGCAGATCGGCGTGGCGTACCTGCGCATTGTGGGCTTTTCGTACCCGCTGCAGGTGCTGGCGTATGCGATGAGCGCCCTTTTGCGCGCCACCGAGCGGGTGCGCATCCCCCTGTATGCCTCCATCGCCTCCCTGCTGACCAATGCGCTGCTCAACTGGGTGCTGATCTACGGGCGCTTCGGGCTGCCGGCCATGGGCGTGCGGGGCGCGGCCATCGCCACGTTGGCGGCGGGCGCGGTCAATGTATCGCTGATCCTGCTTGCCTGCCTGCAGAGCCGCAACCCCTACCTGTTCCGCGTGCGGGAGCATTTCCGCTGGACCAAGGCATTTTTGAAGCAGTTTTTTGTCAAAAGCGCCTTTATTGTGGGCAATGAAATGGCCATGGGCACGGGCAATATGCTCCTCAACGCCATCATCGGCCGGCAGCCCGCGCCCGCGCTGGCTGCGCTTGCGGTATTTCGGGTGATTGAAAGCATGGTCTTCTCCTTTTTCAAGGGGTTTACCAGCGCCGCGGCCGTGATGGTGGGCAAGCAGGTGGGCTCGGGCAACCATCTGCAGGGGTACACCGATGCCAAGCGCTTTGTGCTGCTCTGTCCCGCGGTTACGCTGCTGGTGTGCCTGCTGATACTGCCCTTTCGCGCCGGATTGCTGGGCCTGTTCCATCTCAGCGGACAGGCGCAGTACTATGGCATGCATATCCTGCTGATGTACACGGTATTTGCCACGCTGCGCTCCTGCAATTGGATCTCCAACGACAGCTTCCGCGCGGGGGGCGATTCGGCCTTCGGCACGATACTGGAGTTCATCTGTCTGTATTGCTTTACCCTGCCCGCCCTGGCGCTTGGCTCGGCGCTGCACCTGCCCTTTTTGGCCATGTTCGGCCTGATGTTTTTGGACGACGCGGTGCGCATCGGTATTGTGCTTTGGCGCGTGAACTCCGGCAGGTGGATTAAACCCGTGACAAAGCAGGGGCGCGTCGCGCTGCCCGCATTTCATGCGCTGCTGGCGCGGGGCGGTCGCCCCGCTGCGGAGGAGACGAGCGCGTAG
- a CDS encoding SIS domain-containing protein: MPVTREEIARALRACVLAVSQQQLDAMAAAIPEASRVYFYARGRQMDMLGTFAMRVHHMGYRVYVVGEAAVPPIDAGDLLIFSDGRGDDAIVSVQLDIARRAGAKLCCLSAYPASPNAARSDLVVEIPAAASFDGTDALQPSGTLYDQALLLTLDYTVRCIMDAHSWQECDLSVRHTNML, from the coding sequence ATGCCCGTTACAAGAGAAGAGATCGCACGCGCGCTGCGCGCATGCGTGCTTGCCGTATCCCAGCAACAGCTCGACGCCATGGCCGCGGCCATACCCGAGGCATCGCGCGTCTATTTCTACGCCCGGGGCCGCCAGATGGATATGCTGGGCACCTTTGCCATGCGCGTACACCACATGGGCTATCGTGTCTACGTGGTGGGCGAGGCGGCGGTGCCGCCTATCGACGCGGGGGACCTGCTCATCTTCAGCGACGGCCGCGGCGATGATGCCATCGTCTCGGTGCAGCTGGACATTGCCCGCAGGGCGGGCGCCAAGCTGTGCTGCCTGAGCGCCTATCCCGCCTCCCCCAACGCCGCACGCAGCGATTTGGTGGTGGAGATCCCCGCTGCCGCGTCCTTTGACGGCACCGACGCGCTGCAGCCCAGCGGCACCCTCTACGATCAGGCGCTGCTGCTGACGCTGGATTACACCGTGCGCTGCATCATGGACGCGCACAGCTGGCAGGAGTGTGACCTATCCGTGCGTCATACCAACATGCTGTAA
- a CDS encoding thermostable hemolysin delta-VPH, whose protein sequence is MTYFSYHAVARRLLAAGKLRGYYFARRHNHIAPALVLLFDDATHPVMPIRPARWESYLPLLPQAKHLQDR, encoded by the coding sequence ATGACCTACTTCAGTTACCACGCCGTGGCCCGCCGGCTGCTTGCCGCGGGCAAGCTGCGCGGGTATTACTTTGCCCGCCGCCACAACCATATCGCGCCTGCGCTTGTATTGCTCTTTGACGATGCCACGCATCCCGTGATGCCCATCCGTCCGGCGCGCTGGGAAAGCTATCTGCCGCTATTGCCCCAGGCAAAGCATCTGCAGGATCGGTAG
- a CDS encoding chromate transporter: MQKKIRLPKWLEMFLVMMKIGAFTFGGGWSIIAQMQRDFVEKRGWLSEQDLVDQASIGRSLPGIMIVNTVAIFGYHMGGVAYGILAAVALTMPAFLVMTVVTICYSAVRDNVWIAKAMVGVRASVVPIILSACITLKKSSIQDWMGWAIAAVALCLFLFTNINNILIIVLGAVAGLLIRGGKEKRHDLS, encoded by the coding sequence GTGCAAAAGAAAATACGCCTGCCCAAATGGCTGGAGATGTTTCTGGTCATGATGAAGATCGGCGCCTTTACCTTCGGCGGCGGCTGGAGCATCATTGCCCAGATGCAGCGGGACTTTGTGGAAAAGCGCGGCTGGCTCAGCGAGCAGGACCTGGTGGACCAGGCCTCCATCGGCCGCAGCCTGCCCGGCATCATGATCGTCAACACCGTGGCGATTTTCGGCTACCACATGGGCGGGGTGGCCTACGGCATCCTGGCCGCCGTAGCGCTGACGATGCCTGCCTTTTTGGTGATGACGGTGGTGACCATCTGCTACAGCGCAGTGCGGGATAATGTGTGGATTGCCAAGGCCATGGTGGGGGTGCGTGCCTCGGTGGTGCCCATCATCCTTTCGGCCTGCATCACCCTCAAAAAGAGCTCCATCCAGGATTGGATGGGCTGGGCGATCGCGGCCGTGGCGCTGTGCCTGTTTCTCTTTACTAATATCAACAACATTCTCATCATCGTGCTGGGCGCGGTGGCGGGGCTGCTGATCCGCGGCGGAAAGGAGAAGCGGCATGATCTATCTTGA
- a CDS encoding GNAT family N-acetyltransferase, producing MDVCIRRMKACEIDSALDLAWEVFQAFEAADYGAQGTAAFYQSIHDPHWRATLRIYGAFAQVQLVGVLAARNHGGHIALFFVKGAYHRQGIGRRLFAHLLQDSPASAISVNAAPYAVPVYRRLGFAQTDAEQVRDGIRYTPMLFLRCAKAPGPHAR from the coding sequence GTGGACGTTTGCATACGCAGGATGAAGGCGTGCGAGATAGACAGCGCCCTGGATTTGGCGTGGGAGGTATTTCAGGCATTTGAAGCGGCGGATTACGGCGCGCAGGGGACGGCGGCGTTCTATCAAAGCATCCATGATCCCCATTGGCGCGCCACGCTGCGGATATACGGCGCCTTTGCACAGGTGCAGCTGGTGGGCGTGCTTGCCGCCCGCAACCACGGCGGGCATATCGCGCTGTTCTTTGTAAAGGGTGCGTACCATAGACAGGGCATCGGGCGCAGGCTCTTTGCGCACTTGCTGCAGGATAGCCCCGCAAGCGCGATCAGCGTCAACGCCGCGCCGTACGCGGTGCCCGTCTACCGCAGGCTGGGCTTTGCGCAAACGGATGCGGAGCAGGTGCGAGACGGCATCCGCTACACCCCCATGCTTTTTCTCCGGTGCGCGAAGGCGCCGGGTCCGCATGCGCGCTGA